A genome region from Streptomyces pratensis includes the following:
- a CDS encoding RICIN domain-containing protein — protein MRTHRNKRKSLGFGALLTALLLAVGGILAGGLASPAGAATLPAAGQVYQLVVKKSGKCIDVPGASAANGALLQQWGCTEGAAWQQFTLAADGSGKYRLVNKSSGKCVDVPDYSKVSGVQLQQWGCAGQTNQQWTLVASGTDTYQIVNVNSGLCVSDKDASTASGAAIIQETCTANSNKQWAFEPVSGGRAWSDKADGFASTGGGTTGGASGTTVTVKNYADLAKYATASEPYVIKVAAAITVTPYGHEIPVKSDKTIIGVGTSGQIVGGGFFLGAGVHNVIIRNLTIRDTRMTEDDPDDKDYDYDGIQMDTADHIWIDHNRIERMNDGLIDSRKDTSYLTVSWNVMGEQNKAFGIGWTDNVTARMTIHHNWIHDTNQRNPSIDNVAFAHLYNNYMQNVKSYGNLSRGASKTVIENTYYQSVANPYYVDTTAASLTQTGSICVSCTGKQQTNGTTFKPSDHYGYTLDPAADVPALLKQYAGPQSNIGG, from the coding sequence ATGCGCACACACCGGAACAAGCGGAAATCCCTGGGGTTCGGAGCGCTGCTGACAGCACTGCTCCTGGCCGTCGGCGGAATCCTGGCCGGCGGTCTTGCCTCACCCGCGGGCGCGGCGACGCTGCCGGCGGCCGGCCAGGTCTATCAGCTGGTGGTGAAGAAGAGCGGGAAGTGCATCGACGTCCCCGGGGCTTCGGCGGCGAACGGCGCGTTGTTGCAGCAGTGGGGGTGCACGGAGGGTGCGGCGTGGCAGCAGTTCACGCTGGCGGCCGACGGGTCGGGGAAGTACCGGCTGGTGAACAAGTCGAGTGGTAAGTGCGTGGACGTGCCGGACTACTCGAAGGTGAGCGGGGTGCAGCTCCAGCAGTGGGGCTGTGCCGGTCAGACGAACCAGCAGTGGACGCTGGTGGCGAGCGGCACGGACACGTATCAGATCGTCAACGTCAACAGCGGTCTGTGCGTCAGTGACAAGGACGCCTCCACGGCCAGCGGGGCGGCGATCATCCAGGAGACCTGCACCGCCAACAGCAACAAGCAGTGGGCCTTCGAGCCGGTCTCCGGCGGGCGCGCCTGGTCCGACAAGGCCGACGGCTTCGCCTCCACCGGGGGCGGCACCACGGGCGGTGCGTCCGGTACGACCGTCACCGTCAAGAACTACGCGGACCTGGCGAAGTACGCGACCGCCTCCGAGCCCTACGTCATCAAGGTCGCGGCCGCGATCACGGTCACCCCGTACGGCCATGAGATACCGGTGAAGTCCGACAAGACGATCATCGGCGTAGGCACCTCCGGCCAGATAGTCGGCGGCGGCTTCTTCCTCGGCGCCGGCGTCCACAACGTCATCATCCGCAACCTCACCATCCGCGACACCCGGATGACCGAGGACGACCCCGACGACAAGGACTACGACTACGACGGCATCCAGATGGACACCGCCGATCACATCTGGATCGACCACAACCGCATCGAGCGGATGAACGACGGGCTCATCGACAGCCGCAAGGACACCAGCTACCTCACCGTGTCCTGGAACGTCATGGGCGAGCAGAACAAGGCCTTCGGCATCGGCTGGACGGACAACGTCACCGCCCGCATGACCATCCACCACAACTGGATCCACGACACCAACCAGCGCAACCCCAGCATCGACAACGTCGCCTTCGCGCACCTCTACAACAACTACATGCAGAACGTGAAGTCGTACGGGAACCTGTCGCGCGGCGCATCGAAGACCGTCATCGAGAACACCTACTACCAGAGCGTGGCCAACCCGTACTACGTCGACACCACCGCCGCGTCCCTCACCCAGACCGGCAGCATCTGCGTCTCCTGCACCGGCAAGCAGCAGACCAACGGCACCACCTTCAAGCCGTCGGACCACTACGGCTACACGCTGGACCCGGCCGCCGACGTCCCCGCCCTGCTCAAGCAGTACGCCGGCCCGCAGAGCAACATCGGCGGCTGA
- the msrA gene encoding peptide-methionine (S)-S-oxide reductase MsrA encodes MFLTHRTPQLPTPEEALRGRPTPEFTVPSRHTVLGNPLTGPYPQGLEVADFALGCFWGAERKFWQTEGVWTTLVGYQGGYTENPTYDEACSGLTGHTEAVRVVFDPKVVGYAELLKLFWESHNPTQGFRQGNDVGTQYRSAIYTHSPEQAEAAEASREAYQQVLTGAGFKQITTEILPAEGRTFWPAEGYHQQYLDKNPDGYCGIGGTGATLESPSETNWGRACPTGIAPAPTAAE; translated from the coding sequence ATGTTCCTGACCCACCGCACCCCGCAGCTCCCCACCCCGGAGGAGGCCCTGCGCGGCCGCCCCACCCCCGAATTCACGGTTCCGTCCCGCCACACGGTCCTCGGCAACCCGCTGACCGGCCCGTATCCGCAGGGGCTGGAGGTCGCCGACTTCGCGCTGGGCTGTTTCTGGGGCGCCGAGCGCAAGTTCTGGCAGACGGAGGGCGTCTGGACGACGCTCGTCGGCTACCAGGGCGGTTACACCGAGAACCCGACGTACGACGAGGCCTGCTCGGGCCTCACCGGCCACACGGAGGCGGTCCGCGTGGTCTTCGACCCGAAGGTCGTCGGCTACGCGGAGCTCCTGAAGCTGTTCTGGGAGTCCCACAATCCGACCCAGGGCTTCCGCCAGGGCAACGACGTGGGGACGCAGTACCGCTCGGCGATCTACACGCACTCCCCCGAGCAGGCGGAGGCCGCGGAGGCCTCCCGCGAGGCGTACCAGCAGGTGCTGACGGGCGCGGGCTTCAAGCAGATCACCACGGAGATCCTCCCGGCGGAGGGCCGCACCTTCTGGCCGGCCGAGGGATATCACCAGCAGTACCTCGACAAGAACCCGGACGGCTACTGCGGCATCGGCGGTACGGGCGCCACCCTGGAGTCCCCCTCCGAGACCAACTGGGGCCGGGCCTGCCCGACGGGGATCGCCCCGGCCCCCACCGCCGCGGAGTAG
- a CDS encoding helix-turn-helix domain-containing protein encodes MSSHVPNRARVIPLRPAPVAKEPLWRDIVGDVLRRERLAQERTLKDVAEAARISVPYLSEVERGRKEASSEVLAAAARSLGLGLADVLFLAQRELAPSTSSRTRPARASMGEVRLAA; translated from the coding sequence ATGAGCAGCCACGTGCCGAACCGCGCCCGCGTCATCCCCCTGCGTCCCGCTCCCGTTGCCAAGGAACCTCTCTGGCGTGACATCGTCGGCGATGTCCTGCGCCGCGAGCGCCTCGCCCAGGAGCGCACGCTCAAGGACGTGGCCGAGGCCGCCCGGATCTCCGTGCCGTATCTCTCCGAGGTCGAGCGCGGCCGCAAGGAGGCCTCCTCCGAGGTGCTCGCCGCGGCGGCTCGCTCGCTGGGGCTCGGGCTGGCCGACGTGCTGTTCCTGGCCCAGCGTGAGCTCGCCCCCAGCACGTCCTCCCGTACGCGTCCTGCCCGGGCCTCGATGGGCGAGGTGCGATTGGCCGCCTGA